In the Arachis hypogaea cultivar Tifrunner chromosome 20, arahy.Tifrunner.gnm2.J5K5, whole genome shotgun sequence genome, ATTATATCACAAAACGGGGTGGTGGCGCAGTTGGCTAGCGCGTAGGTCTCATAAACAAtttcaaagaaacaaacaataaaaaagaaaaaaagaaactttGATGCTTGTTGACCGTTTTTGTCCCTACACACCAAACCTTAAacgctcttcttcttcttcttcttcttcttcgttctcTTTCTCTCTGGCTTCGTATATTTCACCATGAAGaacccctttttcaaaacaaCCTTCTTATTCCTCTCAAGTTAAGCCATTCTTGGTGCTGCCAAACACGCCCTTAATTAATTAATGGGTTGCTTCCTTGCTTGTTTTGGTTCCTCCAAATCCAAACGCAGAAAACACACGCACAGTGTTCAAGTAAGCCTAGCCCTAAACTCATTCAGCTTTTCGTTTTCTACGTGTTTGACGAAATGACACTTTGAATTCCATTATTGTTTTGCTTGCTAAGAcagtttcttttctttcttttttgaatataaaatattttattttaatatagcaGCCGAAAATAGCTAAAGTGTAATCATATTTTGTTCTCCATTGTTGAGGATACCCTTTTGAATAATTGAATCACGTTACAAAAAACGATGCAGtttcttttgtttccttttctttctattttcagatagaaaatttgatttttcagCAAAACAGAGCTTAAGCCCTGCATCCTTCTTCCCCATAATTGATTATACCCATTTGGTTCATAAATTCAAAATTGGATCCGGAAAAAAAACCCCCAAAATCGGCAACagtgtttcttcttttctttcccttttctaaaTTTTCTTTCTCTGTAAAAACTTGATCTTTATTTTTTCCTGGCAGAAACATTGttaagtaattttcttttcttttcttcgtgTGACTTAATTGAGTTTCCGATCTCGTTGCAGCGAAATGCTACAAGCAAGCCTGAGCAACCTAGAGTCTCTCTGGTTCAGGATCATTCCGAAACCTCTCTTAACACTGAATCAGAACTTCAGTAAGCAATAGTCTCCATTCAAAGCTTTTTCAAGTTCATTGTTTTCTATCATTTGCTTTTTTATTACTTATCTGAATGAATCTTTCTGTTCATGTAGAGGTAAAAATGAGGAGCAACTAAGTGTTAGTTcaagaaagaaagtaactttTGATTCCAATATTAGAACCTATGATCCTGTTTCTCCTGATGAAGTTAGTGATTTCAAGAGTGGTGAAGAAGAGCATGCTGGAAAGGAGGAAGCATTGGAGAAACCAAGCCAATCGAAGCTCTCTTCCTCTGGAGACTGTTCAGTTACCTCAAAAGGGTCTTTCCCTCCAAATCACAGGTACCAGAATTGTAGGGAAAGTgatgatgaagaggaagaagaattggATTATGGAGTTAGTGATCTcagtgatgaagatgaagaatgtGATGAAATGGTTGAAGAGTTTGAAGAAGATAGGGTGAAAATCGATGTTGATCATGTGGTTACTGAAGGGGTTATGGAGAGTACAATCCAAAATTGTGAAAGTGATTTGAAGCCATTTGGGGTTAATCCCAATGCTAGAGATAGAAGTGCTTATGTTCATCCTGTGTTAAACCCTGTCGAGAATCTCACTCAGTGGAAATCAGTCAAGGCCAAGAGAACAGTATCATCACCATTGAAGCCTCAGAAAGAGAATTATGTTTCTCCCAATCATGAATCTCCAAGGATTGCTATTGCAGCTGCGGAACAAAGTGTTAAGGAAGTTTCTTTCCACTTGAATTCGAAAACTGACTCACCAAAGAAGCTGAGCCAGGAAATTTCAGTTGATGAAAGTGTTAAGGAAGTTTCTTTCCAGTTGAATCCGAAAACTGACTCACCAAAGAAGCTGAGCCAGGAAATTTCAGTTGATGCTAGCCTCTCAAATTGGTTGGCTACTTCGTCAGAAACGAGCACACCTATGAACAAGGGTAGCTCAGTGTCCTTGAATTCAGTTACAACTCCTGAAAGAAGCACAGTCTCACAAGGTTCAAATTCTGTAATTAGCCATGATGATAGGCCTATTTTAGGTGCATTGACGTTGGAAGAAATCAAGCAATTTTCAGCTACTTCGTCACCAAGGAAGTCACCTAGTAGGAGTCCTGATGAGATGCCTATCATAGGCACTGTTGGGACCTACTGGAATTTTGCCGAAGAAGCCAGCACAGCATCATCCTTCAAAGGGATTCCCAACACAACAAGCAAGTATAGAGAGGTAACGATGAattgaaatgtgaatttttcgCAACAAAGTAGGAACTTTGTGAGCTTGAATTCTGATGTTGGATTTCACTGGCTGTGTGCAGGATAAGAAAGTGAATTGGCACTCAACTCCATTTGAGACAAGGTTAGAGAAAGCTTTGAACAGAGGTGCTGCTACTAAGAGAAATGCATGCACTGGTTTGTGTGGTTTTTGGGGTGTGAATTGTCTaggaattcaatttttttattcttatgaaATGATTCAGTGTGTGATGTTTACTTCTTCAATTTGCAGTTTGGGTAAATAATTAATACAATCATATATCTTATATCTACATTGTGTCTTCAGTTATTTTTCATCCTTTCATGGGAATTATTTAATGCTAAATACTTTATTATAAAAAGAATCTAATTATTACTGAATTAGAAATCAGATATAAGTTTCTCTCTCCTCCAATCTCCATGGTAACACTTAGTTATTTTGTCATTACACCTCACATATCCTAACATTATTCAAGACAAAGTGGTGGTGTAGAAAACCAgatgagagaaaaaaatttaCGTGGAAATGACacattttaattaattacaaaCTTATAATTGACTCATGGGGCACAACATTTCTTGAGCCAATGGTTCCTTAGAACTATTATGCATCCATTAATACAAGTGTAGCTGATAAGTGATAGCAAatcttctttctattttcaatctATGATATCTTCTCGTCAGCATGATCTTGCTTATTGGATCAAGTTGCATAGAAA is a window encoding:
- the LOC112784009 gene encoding uncharacterized protein; this translates as MGCFLACFGSSKSKRRKHTHSVQRNATSKPEQPRVSLVQDHSETSLNTESELQGKNEEQLSVSSRKKVTFDSNIRTYDPVSPDEVSDFKSGEEEHAGKEEALEKPSQSKLSSSGDCSVTSKGSFPPNHRYQNCRESDDEEEEELDYGVSDLSDEDEECDEMVEEFEEDRVKIDVDHVVTEGVMESTIQNCESDLKPFGVNPNARDRSAYVHPVLNPVENLTQWKSVKAKRTVSSPLKPQKENYVSPNHESPRIAIAAAEQSVKEVSFHLNSKTDSPKKLSQEISVDESVKEVSFQLNPKTDSPKKLSQEISVDASLSNWLATSSETSTPMNKGSSVSLNSVTTPERSTVSQGSNSVISHDDRPILGALTLEEIKQFSATSSPRKSPSRSPDEMPIIGTVGTYWNFAEEASTASSFKGIPNTTSKYREDKKVNWHSTPFETRLEKALNRGAATKRNACTGLCGFWGVNCLGIQFFYSYEMIQCVMFTSSICSLGK